One genomic region from Cryptosporangium aurantiacum encodes:
- a CDS encoding TetR/AcrR family transcriptional regulator, which translates to MASARRPYKGASADERRSERRRRLLTAGRELWGDHGWAAVTMRGVCARANLNDRYFYESFPDVEALLLAVYDEALQELVARTERAMTEAPATPEAQLRAVIGAFVHTLADDPRGARIGLVDPAGSAALEQRRRATYHVCAELSLAAVKPYLRPGADERKLRWDALFSLGGLGELVLTWLTGSLEATAEEIVEHLVTVVLRVGIPHLRELRET; encoded by the coding sequence GTGGCAAGCGCCCGGCGTCCGTATAAGGGAGCCTCGGCCGACGAACGTCGGTCCGAGCGCCGCAGACGCTTGCTCACGGCCGGCCGGGAGCTGTGGGGTGACCACGGCTGGGCGGCGGTCACGATGCGCGGTGTCTGCGCGCGGGCGAACCTCAACGACCGGTACTTCTACGAGAGCTTTCCGGACGTCGAGGCGTTGCTGCTCGCGGTCTACGACGAAGCGCTGCAGGAACTGGTCGCGCGTACCGAACGGGCGATGACGGAAGCGCCCGCCACTCCCGAGGCGCAACTGCGCGCGGTGATCGGGGCGTTCGTCCACACGCTGGCCGACGATCCGCGCGGTGCCCGGATCGGACTCGTCGACCCGGCGGGCAGCGCCGCGCTGGAGCAGCGACGCCGCGCTACCTACCACGTGTGCGCGGAACTCAGCCTGGCCGCGGTGAAGCCCTACCTGCGGCCGGGTGCGGACGAGCGGAAACTGCGCTGGGACGCGTTGTTCTCGCTCGGCGGATTGGGTGAGCTCGTCCTCACCTGGCTGACCGGATCGCTGGAAGCGACCGCCGAGGAAATCGTGGAACATTTGGTGACTGTTGTTCTCCGAGTGGGAATCCCGCACCTTCGGGAATTGCGGGAAACCTGA